Proteins encoded together in one Catellatospora citrea window:
- a CDS encoding VOC family protein — translation MTAPMTAGQFHAADGVDDWRVLYHVVSAHFRTGSFAKGVAFIGEIDRIVATADRRPRVDLRDAGVTVTLTTRDVTLARQISAAAAELGIPADPTAVQLVNVTIDALVIADVLPFWRALLGYTPIGDDYLSDPLGRGPGFGFQAMDVPRPQRNRIHLDVAVPHEQAEARIAAALAAGGRLVSDAYAPRWWVLADPEGNEACVATWMGRE, via the coding sequence ATGACCGCACCGATGACGGCCGGGCAGTTCCACGCGGCCGACGGCGTCGACGACTGGCGCGTCCTGTACCACGTCGTCTCGGCCCACTTCCGGACCGGCTCGTTCGCGAAGGGCGTCGCGTTCATCGGTGAGATCGACCGGATCGTCGCCACCGCCGACCGCCGTCCCCGGGTCGACCTGCGCGACGCCGGTGTCACCGTGACCCTGACGACCCGCGATGTCACTCTGGCCCGGCAGATCTCGGCCGCCGCCGCAGAACTGGGCATCCCGGCCGACCCGACCGCCGTCCAGCTCGTCAACGTCACCATCGACGCACTCGTCATCGCGGACGTGCTGCCGTTCTGGCGCGCGCTGCTGGGCTACACGCCGATCGGCGACGACTACCTCAGCGACCCCCTGGGCCGCGGACCGGGCTTCGGGTTCCAGGCCATGGACGTCCCGCGCCCGCAGCGCAACCGCATCCACCTCGACGTCGCCGTCCCGCACGAGCAGGCCGAGGCCCGCATCGCCGCCGCGCTGGCCGCGGGTGGTCGCCTTGTCTCCGACGCGTACGCGCCGAGGTGGTGGGTCCTCGCCGACCCCGAGGGCAACGAGGCGTGCGTCGCCACCTGGATGGGCCGGGAATAG
- a CDS encoding MTH1187 family thiamine-binding protein produces MSVLVAFSVSPVGAGEDVGALVAEAVRVVRASGLPNRTDAMFTTVEGETWDEVMAVVKAATEAVKAKSPRVGVVLKLDWRDGVSGALDAKVASIEGHLATN; encoded by the coding sequence ATGTCGGTCCTGGTCGCTTTCTCCGTGTCACCTGTCGGCGCAGGAGAAGACGTCGGCGCACTCGTCGCCGAGGCGGTCCGCGTGGTCCGCGCCTCCGGCCTGCCCAACCGCACCGACGCCATGTTCACCACCGTCGAGGGCGAGACCTGGGACGAGGTCATGGCCGTCGTCAAGGCCGCGACCGAGGCCGTCAAGGCGAAGTCGCCCCGGGTGGGCGTGGTCCTGAAGCTCGACTGGCGCGACGGCGTCAGCGGCGCACTCGACGCGAAGGTCGCCAGCATCGAAGGCCACCTCGCCACGAACTGA
- a CDS encoding peptidoglycan recognition protein family protein, whose amino-acid sequence MSPDAHELDRRTLIKASLGAATVAVVGSELLLPAAAQAAPSGQFPWIIDCESWGARPPLPLSVSGTATNKIIVHHTAYPNSTDYSQDQAIWLARDIQRLHMDGNGWSDTGQHFTVSRGGYVLEGRRGSLERLEAGDRQMISAHCPGENGRAIGIENEGTYVTETPPEALLESLTKLCVAICRQYGLQAHDIFGHWDFRFTDCPGAAFYRQFPMLRRRVADALGTSPDQAPERRWPDIWRFVGGPVVRVAQYLLSAQGYPVATSGVFDAATVAAVQDWQARNGIAVDIDATVTAATWETLAPELDKHAAGVPVSALQYILLNKGWADVAVTGQYDHPTMKAVQDLQRLHGLTPNGKVTTSTWCAAVGGITRESLSA is encoded by the coding sequence ATGTCCCCCGACGCACATGAACTCGACCGCCGCACCCTCATCAAGGCCTCACTCGGCGCCGCGACCGTCGCGGTCGTCGGCAGCGAGCTGCTGCTGCCCGCCGCCGCGCAGGCGGCGCCCAGTGGCCAGTTCCCCTGGATCATCGACTGCGAGTCGTGGGGCGCCCGGCCGCCGCTGCCGCTCTCGGTGAGCGGCACTGCCACCAACAAGATCATCGTGCATCACACCGCGTACCCGAACAGCACCGACTACTCGCAGGACCAGGCGATCTGGCTGGCTCGCGACATCCAGCGCCTGCACATGGACGGCAACGGCTGGTCCGACACCGGCCAGCACTTCACCGTCAGCCGCGGCGGCTACGTCCTCGAAGGCAGGCGCGGCAGCCTGGAGCGGCTCGAGGCCGGCGACCGGCAGATGATCTCGGCGCACTGTCCCGGTGAGAACGGCCGTGCCATCGGCATCGAGAACGAGGGCACCTATGTGACCGAGACGCCGCCGGAGGCGCTGCTGGAGTCGCTGACCAAGCTGTGCGTCGCGATCTGCCGGCAGTACGGGCTGCAGGCGCATGACATCTTCGGCCACTGGGACTTCCGCTTCACCGACTGTCCCGGCGCGGCGTTCTACCGCCAGTTCCCGATGCTGCGCCGCCGCGTCGCCGACGCCCTGGGCACCTCGCCCGACCAGGCGCCGGAGCGCCGCTGGCCCGACATCTGGCGCTTCGTCGGCGGCCCGGTGGTCCGCGTGGCGCAGTACCTGCTCAGCGCGCAGGGATACCCGGTGGCCACCAGCGGCGTGTTCGACGCGGCCACCGTCGCCGCAGTGCAGGACTGGCAGGCGCGCAACGGCATCGCCGTCGACATCGACGCCACCGTGACCGCCGCCACCTGGGAGACGCTCGCACCCGAGCTCGACAAGCATGCCGCCGGCGTGCCGGTCAGCGCCCTGCAGTACATCCTGCTCAACAAGGGCTGGGCCGACGTCGCCGTCACCGGGCAGTACGACCACCCGACCATGAAGGCCGTGCAGGACCTGCAGCGGCTGCACGGCCTGACCCCGAATGGCAAGGTCACGACCAGCACCTGGTGCGCGGCCGTCGGCGGCATCACCCGCGAGTCGCTGAGCGCATAG
- the tmpA gene encoding 2-trimethylaminoethylphosphonate dioxygenase produces MAAMLTGSTTLRLDDRELPAVWLRDNCRCAQCADPVSGQKLFGILDLPADLTVDDATDDGTDVTVRFAPDGHVSRFPRAWLLAPATPDERTEEGKQFGTGAIEVAWADFRDNRTQALEALLVRGFVLLRGVPVAEGAVLDVAAEFGYVRETNYGRIFDVRVEDNATNLAFTGREITPHTDNPYRDPVPTVQLLHCLVNAATGGDSGLVDGFAAAAVLRAEDPEAFAVLTRTPVTFRYTDADTDLSASKPLIGLDPAGRIREIRFNNRSTQPLRAPHADVIAFYAAYRTFAEIIARPAGRLDFRLGPGDCLVFDNTRMLHARTAFAEGGARHLQGCYADLDAVASRRAVLTRRAPLDLLADLFAGPGAADYLGESVSQAAHMLQAASLAEAAGAPDALIAAALLHDVGHFTGEISGEELMAGVDNRHSHAGADWLAAWFPPAVTEPVRLHVAAKRYLCAVEPSYREQLSPASEYTLTVQGGPMTPAEVAVFEAQPGAADAVAVRRWDDAAKDPGTDVPDFAHFRPLLERVLRR; encoded by the coding sequence ATGGCTGCCATGCTCACCGGTTCGACGACACTACGCCTGGACGATCGCGAACTGCCCGCCGTGTGGCTGCGCGACAACTGCCGCTGCGCGCAGTGCGCTGACCCGGTGAGCGGGCAGAAGCTGTTCGGCATCCTGGACCTGCCCGCCGACCTGACCGTCGACGACGCGACCGACGACGGTACTGACGTGACCGTCAGATTCGCCCCGGACGGCCACGTGTCACGCTTCCCGCGTGCCTGGCTGCTCGCACCGGCGACGCCCGACGAGCGCACCGAGGAAGGCAAGCAGTTCGGCACCGGCGCTATCGAGGTCGCGTGGGCGGACTTCCGCGACAACCGCACGCAAGCGCTGGAAGCCCTGCTGGTGCGTGGCTTCGTCCTGCTGCGGGGCGTTCCGGTCGCCGAAGGCGCGGTCCTGGACGTCGCGGCGGAGTTCGGCTACGTCCGCGAGACGAACTACGGACGGATCTTCGACGTGCGCGTCGAGGACAACGCGACGAACCTGGCGTTCACCGGCCGGGAGATCACCCCGCACACCGACAACCCGTATCGGGACCCGGTGCCCACGGTGCAGCTCCTGCACTGCCTGGTCAACGCCGCGACCGGCGGCGACTCGGGCCTGGTCGACGGGTTCGCCGCAGCGGCCGTCCTACGGGCGGAAGATCCCGAGGCGTTCGCGGTGCTCACCCGAACCCCCGTCACCTTCCGCTACACCGACGCAGACACAGACCTCTCGGCCAGCAAGCCACTGATCGGCCTCGACCCGGCCGGGCGGATCCGTGAGATCCGGTTCAACAACCGGTCGACCCAGCCGCTGCGCGCCCCGCACGCCGACGTGATCGCCTTCTACGCCGCATACCGCACGTTCGCCGAGATCATCGCCCGGCCGGCCGGGCGGCTCGACTTCCGCCTCGGACCCGGTGACTGCCTCGTGTTCGACAACACCCGGATGCTGCACGCGCGCACGGCGTTCGCCGAGGGCGGCGCTCGGCACCTGCAGGGGTGCTACGCCGACCTGGACGCGGTCGCCAGCCGCCGGGCCGTGCTGACCCGCCGGGCGCCCCTGGACCTGCTCGCCGACCTGTTCGCAGGCCCGGGCGCCGCGGACTACCTGGGCGAGTCGGTGTCGCAGGCGGCGCACATGCTGCAGGCGGCGTCGCTGGCCGAGGCCGCAGGCGCGCCCGACGCCCTGATCGCGGCCGCGCTGCTGCACGATGTCGGTCACTTCACCGGCGAGATCAGCGGCGAGGAGCTGATGGCCGGTGTCGACAACCGGCACAGCCACGCAGGCGCCGACTGGCTGGCCGCCTGGTTCCCGCCGGCGGTCACCGAACCGGTCCGGCTGCACGTGGCGGCCAAGCGATACCTGTGTGCGGTGGAGCCGAGCTACCGGGAGCAGCTGTCGCCGGCTTCGGAGTACACCCTGACCGTGCAGGGCGGGCCGATGACCCCGGCGGAGGTCGCCGTGTTCGAGGCACAGCCGGGCGCGGCCGACGCCGTCGCGGTACGCCGGTGGGACGACGCCGCCAAGGACCCGGGCACGGACGTGCCGGATTTCGCGCACTTCCGGCCGCTGCTGGAACGCGTCCTGCGCAGGTAG